A portion of the Blastopirellula sediminis genome contains these proteins:
- a CDS encoding DUF1559 domain-containing protein, whose amino-acid sequence MHKSLAKRFGRRKAFTLVELLVVIAIIGVLIALLLPAVQQAREAARRMQCSNNLKQLGLSLHNHHDTYRYMPVLRNIGGGNHDRRSGFISLLPFLEQNNTYELIQNDLGTAPWSSTTYWQQFNFDGFQCPTSPPPATYNGGQTCRRNYHMCLGDRLRDRDGQMESTRGMFQKGSGATNVAPKNKMTFAAVTDGLSNTMAFSERISMFASARADQGAFAQIALTSTSSPSDCTAALTMTWMGQIEDSRWNDGRSPYSGFFAAAPPNSVSCTGDGNSGNIHDGSYALPGASSLHPGGVLASLGDGSVRFVAETIDSGNQGASFNFTSGASPYGVWGALGSRNGGEAISE is encoded by the coding sequence ATGCATAAGTCTCTTGCAAAGCGTTTTGGGCGACGGAAAGCCTTTACGCTGGTCGAACTGCTCGTGGTCATCGCAATTATCGGCGTTTTGATCGCTCTTTTGCTGCCGGCGGTTCAACAAGCGCGGGAAGCTGCCCGCCGTATGCAATGCTCGAACAATTTGAAGCAACTGGGGCTCTCGCTGCACAATCACCACGACACGTACCGGTACATGCCGGTGCTGCGAAACATTGGCGGCGGAAATCATGACCGTCGCAGCGGTTTCATCTCCCTGCTTCCGTTCCTGGAACAGAACAACACCTACGAACTGATCCAGAACGACCTGGGAACGGCGCCTTGGAGCAGCACGACCTATTGGCAGCAATTTAACTTTGATGGTTTTCAGTGTCCGACATCGCCGCCGCCGGCCACTTATAACGGCGGCCAAACGTGCCGACGGAATTACCACATGTGCTTGGGTGATCGCCTCCGCGATCGGGACGGCCAAATGGAGAGTACGCGTGGGATGTTCCAAAAAGGGAGCGGCGCCACCAACGTGGCCCCCAAGAACAAGATGACCTTCGCCGCCGTTACCGACGGCCTCTCGAACACGATGGCTTTTTCCGAGCGGATTTCAATGTTCGCGAGCGCTCGCGCTGATCAAGGCGCCTTCGCCCAGATCGCGCTGACTTCTACTAGTTCGCCTTCGGATTGTACTGCCGCTCTAACGATGACTTGGATGGGGCAAATCGAAGACTCGCGCTGGAACGACGGACGGTCGCCGTATTCGGGTTTCTTCGCCGCAGCTCCCCCGAACAGCGTCAGCTGCACCGGTGACGGCAACAGTGGAAACATCCATGATGGAAGTTATGCGCTGCCGGGCGCAAGCAGCCTGCACCCGGGCGGCGTTTTGGCGAGCCTAGGAGATGGTTCGGTTCGATTTGTCGCCGAGACCATCGATTCCGGCAACCAGGGAGCGAGCTTCAATTTCACCAGCGGAGCTTCTCCGTATGGCGTTTGGGGAGCCTTGGGAAGTCGCAATGGCGGCGAAGCGATTAGCGAATAA
- a CDS encoding helix-turn-helix domain-containing protein, whose amino-acid sequence MSSFGDHLRKLREQRRADDASFSVRQLAVRVGVEPSYLSKVERGQQPPPSEKTILAIAAELGEDPDVLLALAGKVSGDLQEVILRRPQLFAELIRQLKDMPDHAVLRIVREVRDGEW is encoded by the coding sequence ATGAGCAGTTTTGGCGACCATTTACGAAAACTTCGAGAGCAGCGGCGTGCCGACGACGCTAGTTTCTCGGTGCGTCAACTTGCCGTTCGGGTCGGCGTTGAGCCGTCGTATCTCAGCAAGGTGGAGCGCGGGCAACAGCCTCCTCCTTCCGAGAAAACGATTCTGGCGATCGCGGCTGAGTTGGGGGAAGACCCGGACGTGTTGCTGGCGTTGGCAGGCAAGGTTTCGGGCGATTTGCAGGAGGTCATTCTCCGTCGCCCGCAGCTATTCGCCGAGTTGATCCGTCAGCTCAAAGACATGCCGGATCATGCGGTGTTGCGGATCGTACGTGAGGTTCGCGACGGGGAATGGTAA
- a CDS encoding outer membrane protein assembly factor BamB family protein, giving the protein MRSTVLQTLGAISAILLLAVTATAEDWPHWRGPNRDDVTSDRSGWSSDGWIKSPPAWTKNVDEGSSSPIVVGDRLFAIGWKANKDHVVCLQASTGKEIWSVSYNCPRYGRQATGDQGLYGGPTSTPEYDPATGYLYTLSCDGDLNCWDAGEKGRQVWSLNLYDIYKVEQRPRIGRSGRRDYGYTTAPLVHGDWLIVEIGAQAGTLAAFDKRTGKQIWLSEAKGFAGHAGGLAPIEVEGVPSVAAFTFQGLLVTRLDPGHAGETVAEYEWMTSFANSIATPAVFDNYILITSEYNRNAICKLEIRLTGAKKIWEQPLASKICSPIVHAGHVYWCWQRLYCLDFETGVKVWEGGDFGDAGSCILTGDDRLILWGGRGTLALTETAQRSPGSFRELAKVENVFSEDVWPHVVLANGQIFCKGKSGDLKCFRVP; this is encoded by the coding sequence ATGCGAAGCACGGTTTTACAGACGCTTGGCGCCATCTCGGCAATCCTGTTGCTCGCAGTAACGGCGACCGCCGAAGACTGGCCGCATTGGCGGGGGCCGAATCGTGATGACGTCACCAGCGATCGGTCTGGCTGGTCGTCCGATGGCTGGATCAAGTCTCCGCCGGCATGGACGAAGAACGTTGATGAGGGCTCCAGTTCGCCGATCGTCGTGGGTGATCGGCTGTTTGCGATCGGGTGGAAGGCGAACAAGGATCACGTCGTCTGCCTACAGGCGTCAACCGGCAAAGAGATCTGGTCGGTCTCTTACAATTGCCCGCGATACGGTCGCCAGGCGACCGGCGATCAGGGACTCTACGGCGGGCCAACTTCGACCCCGGAGTATGATCCGGCGACCGGCTACCTTTACACGCTCAGTTGCGACGGCGATCTGAACTGTTGGGACGCAGGGGAAAAAGGAAGACAGGTTTGGAGCTTGAACCTGTACGACATCTACAAAGTTGAGCAGCGTCCGCGAATTGGACGTTCTGGTCGCCGCGACTATGGCTATACCACGGCGCCTTTGGTGCACGGCGATTGGTTGATTGTCGAAATCGGCGCGCAGGCCGGCACGCTCGCGGCGTTTGATAAACGGACCGGAAAGCAGATTTGGCTTTCCGAAGCGAAAGGTTTCGCCGGCCATGCAGGCGGTTTGGCGCCGATCGAGGTCGAAGGAGTTCCCAGCGTCGCCGCGTTCACCTTTCAGGGGCTGCTCGTCACGCGACTCGATCCTGGTCACGCGGGAGAGACGGTCGCCGAGTACGAGTGGATGACCAGTTTCGCCAACAGCATCGCCACGCCGGCGGTCTTCGACAACTACATCTTGATCACTTCCGAATACAACCGCAACGCGATTTGTAAGCTGGAAATCCGCCTCACTGGCGCCAAGAAAATCTGGGAACAGCCGCTGGCGTCGAAGATCTGCAGCCCGATCGTTCACGCAGGACACGTCTATTGGTGTTGGCAGCGGCTCTACTGTCTCGACTTCGAAACGGGAGTGAAAGTGTGGGAAGGGGGGGACTTCGGCGATGCTGGCTCGTGCATCTTAACGGGAGACGACCGCTTGATCTTGTGGGGCGGCCGCGGAACTTTGGCCCTGACGGAAACTGCCCAAAGGTCGCCGGGCAGTTTCCGCGAACTGGCGAAGGTTGAAAACGTTTTCTCGGAGGACGTCTGGCCGCACGTCGTGTTGGCCAACGGCCAAATCTTCTGCAAAGGGAAGAGCGGCGACCTGAAGTGCTTCCGCGTTCCTTAG
- a CDS encoding SHD1 domain-containing protein, which yields MFVCRFGVRDVVRLSVLVATGMLSVLACDSFVKAQGQADAALLSKLRETQDGWRRSLEENRRLKQIAGFDESTPLTEIEAERKRLVTRFADPQGVPEDQVNLRMLLGFVAAKAEDLSKRNAAMQADAEQSVALSKASAERRSQMAAATGAKEEKLRNDIAALNQKYAEDRTEWNKRAESLAQKLAETQRQYADLAEKHAKEIAALQAALQRSAEAKGGALNGPVKRTLPIRKWTDMTGQFSVQAEIVGVENNVVTLQRTDGKRIQIPIANLSAADREYISSLKELPGAAIQSSKE from the coding sequence ATGTTCGTTTGCCGTTTTGGAGTCCGCGACGTAGTCCGTTTGTCCGTACTTGTTGCGACCGGCATGCTGAGCGTGCTCGCTTGCGATTCCTTCGTGAAAGCGCAAGGTCAGGCGGACGCCGCGTTACTCAGCAAACTGCGGGAGACGCAGGATGGGTGGAGGCGATCCCTCGAAGAAAACAGGAGGCTAAAGCAGATCGCCGGTTTCGACGAATCGACGCCGCTCACGGAGATCGAAGCGGAACGGAAGCGACTGGTAACGCGGTTCGCAGACCCGCAGGGTGTGCCGGAGGATCAAGTAAACCTTCGTATGCTCCTCGGGTTTGTCGCGGCCAAGGCCGAAGACCTCTCCAAGCGAAACGCAGCTATGCAGGCCGATGCGGAACAATCGGTCGCCCTGTCGAAAGCCTCCGCAGAGCGACGGAGCCAAATGGCGGCGGCGACCGGAGCGAAAGAAGAAAAGTTGCGCAATGATATCGCCGCGCTCAATCAGAAATACGCGGAGGATCGGACCGAATGGAACAAGCGGGCCGAGTCATTGGCCCAGAAGCTTGCCGAGACGCAGCGACAATATGCCGATCTCGCGGAAAAGCACGCCAAAGAGATCGCGGCGCTCCAAGCCGCCTTACAGCGTTCGGCCGAAGCGAAGGGAGGCGCCTTGAACGGGCCAGTTAAAAGGACTCTCCCCATTCGCAAATGGACCGACATGACCGGCCAATTTTCAGTCCAGGCGGAGATCGTCGGAGTGGAAAACAACGTCGTCACCTTGCAGCGAACCGACGGCAAAAGAATCCAGATTCCGATCGCCAACCTAAGTGCTGCGGATCGAGAATACATTTCTTCATTGAAAGAGCTTCCAGGCGCCGCAATTCAAAGTTCGAAAGAATAG
- a CDS encoding alpha/beta hydrolase, which produces MQTPIVFIHGTNAGPWTMANFAHFFAGQGYECHSPAYRYHDPSPAPQDAALLRGLSIADYVEDIAAYVEKLAARPILIGHSLGGVIAQKLAMRDLASAIILLNGSVNWGILPTTDHERELAKMFMAAGPFWEETLLPDFETMQRFGLNKLAEEEQRRVFQQLGPESGQVLFELFFWMFDQNETTKIDYDSVMCPILMVSGTDDLAIPPSTARQIAARHGERVTFHEAPGFGHYLTIEPNWREIAELCAALIESSV; this is translated from the coding sequence ATGCAGACGCCGATCGTATTTATCCATGGAACCAACGCCGGGCCGTGGACCATGGCGAACTTCGCCCACTTTTTTGCCGGGCAAGGGTACGAATGTCACTCACCCGCCTATCGCTACCATGATCCATCGCCGGCGCCGCAAGATGCGGCGCTGCTGCGGGGATTGAGCATCGCCGACTACGTGGAAGATATTGCGGCGTATGTGGAAAAGCTCGCCGCCCGGCCGATCTTGATCGGACATTCGCTCGGCGGAGTCATCGCCCAGAAACTTGCGATGCGCGATTTGGCGAGCGCGATCATATTGCTCAACGGCAGCGTTAACTGGGGAATCTTGCCGACGACCGATCACGAACGGGAGTTGGCCAAGATGTTCATGGCCGCCGGCCCGTTTTGGGAAGAGACGCTCCTTCCCGACTTTGAAACGATGCAGCGCTTTGGGCTGAACAAACTTGCTGAAGAAGAGCAGCGGCGGGTATTCCAGCAATTAGGGCCTGAGTCGGGTCAGGTCCTGTTCGAACTCTTCTTCTGGATGTTCGATCAGAACGAGACGACCAAGATCGACTATGACTCCGTCATGTGTCCGATCTTGATGGTGTCGGGTACGGACGATCTCGCCATCCCTCCGTCGACCGCGCGACAGATTGCCGCACGCCACGGCGAGCGAGTCACGTTTCACGAGGCGCCGGGCTTCGGCCACTATCTGACGATTGAACCGAACTGGAGGGAGATCGCAGAACTTTGCGCGGCGTTGATCGAGAGTTCGGTTTGA
- a CDS encoding carboxypeptidase-like regulatory domain-containing protein, with protein MINAAAVCLFMIGCGAGNQNPPTTPVTGKVTYKGAAVEGAAVKFLPSNSEAKIANATSGADGTYAISTFEPGDGAMAGKYKITVRKLVSVQQGVQQDGEHAGEPDYVNKDMLPKKYMSVDDTPLEFEVNAGGDNAFDIELKD; from the coding sequence TTGATCAACGCGGCGGCGGTTTGTCTGTTTATGATCGGATGTGGCGCCGGCAATCAGAATCCGCCTACAACTCCGGTAACCGGCAAGGTGACCTATAAAGGTGCGGCCGTGGAGGGAGCTGCGGTCAAGTTTCTTCCCAGCAACTCAGAAGCCAAAATTGCGAACGCCACCTCCGGCGCAGACGGTACGTACGCCATCTCGACTTTCGAGCCCGGCGACGGCGCCATGGCAGGCAAATACAAGATCACCGTGCGAAAGCTCGTTAGCGTTCAGCAGGGAGTTCAACAAGACGGCGAGCACGCCGGCGAGCCAGATTATGTGAATAAGGACATGTTGCCGAAAAAATACATGTCCGTTGACGATACGCCGCTGGAGTTTGAAGTAAACGCCGGTGGCGACAACGCTTTCGATATCGAATTAAAGGACTAA